A part of Terriglobus roseus genomic DNA contains:
- a CDS encoding DUF4126 family protein — translation MFITLIVGIVAGLRALTPLAAVSWAARLGILHLNGTWIAFLGYRWSPWIFSLLALAEIVNDKLPQTPSRKVPVQFATRIITGAFAGMAIGTPEGLGIAFAVVGAIGAVIGTLVGAWTRASLVKAIGGRDLPIALLEDCIAVGTAALAMSVLG, via the coding sequence ATGTTCATCACACTCATTGTTGGAATTGTTGCGGGCTTACGTGCTCTGACCCCTCTTGCCGCAGTGAGCTGGGCTGCGAGGCTGGGAATTCTCCATCTCAACGGAACATGGATCGCATTTCTTGGCTACCGATGGTCTCCCTGGATCTTCTCGTTGTTGGCGCTGGCGGAGATCGTGAACGATAAGCTTCCGCAGACACCGAGTCGCAAAGTGCCCGTGCAGTTTGCGACAAGAATCATCACTGGGGCATTTGCGGGGATGGCCATCGGCACACCCGAGGGTCTTGGCATTGCTTTCGCAGTGGTGGGAGCGATTGGAGCTGTGATCGGAACGTTGGTGGGAGCATGGACCCGTGCAAGTCTGGTCAAGGCAATTGGAGGCCGCGATCTTCCGATTGCGTTATTGGAAGACTGTATCGCAGTGGGAACTGCGGCCCTGGCAATGAGCGTGCTTGGATGA
- a CDS encoding universal stress protein, with the protein MPETDEPGRKSPEDWLHSSETEKERGRFKIFLGYAPGVGKTFSMLSEGIRRRSRGEDVVIGVVETHGRAGTAELADKLEQIPRRLMEYKGTMFGEMDVDAILARLPQVVLVDELAHTNIEGSRFAKRYEDVLFLLENKIDILSTVNIQHVESLTPRVQALTGVVVREQVPDWVLDRADEIVISDVTPEALVTRMQRGDIYPQDRIERSLANFFRRGNLIALREMALQRVTRAVDRTLDEYVKRKKLGSHWLVAEKVAVCISAGPQARDLIARGARLADALDAEFYVLHVSDDGDSEEERQKMLESSFSFARHLGAQIVSLPAGDAAKITGAYIREQRITQAIVGRSATHGLRSYLYYYALQKFMAEAPNVDLHIVTREAQ; encoded by the coding sequence GTGCCTGAAACGGATGAACCCGGAAGAAAGTCTCCAGAAGACTGGCTCCACTCCAGCGAGACAGAAAAGGAACGAGGTCGTTTCAAAATCTTCCTTGGCTATGCGCCTGGTGTCGGCAAAACATTCAGCATGCTGAGCGAAGGAATCCGCCGACGCAGCCGCGGTGAAGATGTCGTGATTGGCGTTGTGGAAACACACGGACGCGCCGGCACCGCAGAACTGGCGGACAAGCTCGAACAAATTCCTCGCCGCCTAATGGAATACAAAGGCACTATGTTTGGTGAAATGGATGTTGATGCCATTCTCGCCAGGCTCCCTCAAGTGGTTCTGGTAGATGAGCTGGCGCATACAAACATCGAAGGCAGCCGCTTTGCCAAGCGATATGAAGATGTTCTCTTCCTGCTGGAAAACAAGATCGATATTCTATCGACCGTAAACATTCAGCATGTAGAGAGCTTGACACCTCGCGTGCAGGCCCTTACCGGCGTGGTCGTTCGTGAACAGGTTCCGGATTGGGTATTGGATCGCGCCGATGAGATTGTTATCAGCGACGTAACGCCAGAAGCGCTCGTGACGCGCATGCAACGCGGCGATATTTACCCCCAAGACCGTATTGAGCGATCCCTGGCAAACTTCTTCCGGCGCGGAAATCTGATTGCACTACGAGAGATGGCATTGCAACGCGTTACGCGCGCAGTCGATCGTACGCTCGACGAGTACGTGAAACGGAAGAAGCTGGGATCGCATTGGCTTGTGGCGGAAAAGGTTGCCGTCTGCATCAGCGCTGGTCCGCAGGCACGCGACCTCATCGCTCGTGGGGCAAGACTAGCCGATGCCCTTGATGCGGAGTTTTATGTGCTCCATGTCAGCGATGACGGAGACTCGGAAGAAGAACGACAAAAAATGCTTGAGAGCAGCTTCTCTTTTGCACGTCATCTTGGAGCGCAAATCGTTAGCCTTCCTGCGGGAGATGCTGCGAAAATTACGGGCGCATACATACGAGAGCAACGGATCACACAAGCAATCGTCGGCCGTTCAGCAACACATGGTTTACGGTCCTATCTCTACTACTACGCATTGCAGAAATTTATGGCAGAAGCTCCCAATGTTGATCTCCACATCGTCACGCGAGAGGCACAATGA
- a CDS encoding RNA polymerase sigma factor, producing the protein MFGQDSHTYGETSSETLVQLVRSGDRTAFDELLRRYIRLMRRTAFGILKNIDDAEDAVQEASIRAYIKIDTFEGTAAFSTWLTRIVINQSLMHLRQKKARPVSSLDELMGPEGSSSLTVADPSATPERLCVDASEKERLRTAMRQLPKTFRDVVHDHFREELPISVLAKKRGLTMTAAKSRLFRARHHLMTALREPSVSLNATASNG; encoded by the coding sequence GTGTTTGGACAAGACAGTCACACCTACGGCGAGACAAGCTCCGAGACGCTCGTTCAACTGGTGCGTTCCGGTGACAGAACCGCATTCGACGAACTTCTCCGGCGATATATCCGGCTTATGAGACGGACGGCCTTCGGAATTCTGAAGAACATTGACGACGCTGAGGACGCTGTGCAGGAAGCGTCGATTCGCGCGTATATCAAAATCGACACCTTCGAAGGAACTGCCGCCTTCTCTACGTGGCTTACGAGGATCGTGATCAACCAGTCCCTGATGCACCTTCGTCAGAAGAAGGCGCGGCCAGTGTCTTCCCTCGACGAGCTCATGGGACCGGAAGGGTCCAGCTCGCTTACAGTTGCCGATCCGAGTGCAACGCCAGAAAGATTGTGTGTGGATGCTTCAGAAAAGGAACGTCTCCGGACTGCGATGCGCCAGTTGCCCAAGACATTCAGAGATGTGGTGCACGATCATTTTCGTGAGGAATTGCCTATCTCGGTCCTGGCGAAAAAGCGTGGACTCACCATGACGGCTGCGAAATCTCGCCTGTTTCGGGCAAGACACCACCTCATGACAGCGCTAAGGGAGCCGTCTGTTTCATTGAACGCGACAGCGTCAAACGGGTGA
- a CDS encoding response regulator transcription factor: protein MNRILVVDDEKQITLILRTSLQSSGYQVETASNGLEAFEKFEAHRPDLIITDLSMPEMNGLELTQAVRGVATTPILVLSVRDSDTMKVKALDEGADDYLTKPFSMNELLARVRALLRRNAPPAPTETALQEGDFEVDLAAHRVLLKGTELHLTPKEFELLVFLLQNAGRVMTHKALLRHIWGPAGESQPEYIRVLIGQLRKKLDRGAGTRYIQSEPWIGYRLIAEGTTASD from the coding sequence ATGAATCGCATTCTTGTAGTCGACGACGAAAAACAAATCACCCTGATTCTCCGTACCTCTCTGCAGAGCAGCGGATATCAGGTTGAAACAGCAAGCAACGGTTTAGAAGCGTTTGAGAAGTTCGAGGCTCACAGACCGGACCTCATCATCACAGATCTATCGATGCCGGAGATGAATGGCTTGGAATTGACACAGGCCGTTCGGGGGGTAGCTACTACTCCCATCTTGGTTCTTAGTGTGCGCGACAGCGACACAATGAAAGTCAAAGCACTGGATGAAGGCGCGGATGACTACCTCACCAAGCCCTTCAGCATGAACGAACTGCTCGCCCGAGTTCGCGCATTGCTCAGGCGTAATGCTCCGCCCGCTCCTACAGAGACCGCCTTACAAGAAGGTGATTTTGAGGTGGACCTCGCGGCGCATCGTGTGTTGCTGAAAGGGACTGAACTTCATCTGACGCCCAAAGAGTTTGAGTTGCTCGTCTTCCTTCTTCAGAATGCTGGCCGGGTGATGACGCACAAAGCTCTGCTTCGACATATCTGGGGCCCAGCCGGAGAATCGCAACCCGAATACATTCGCGTATTGATCGGCCAGTTGAGAAAGAAATTGGATCGTGGCGCAGGCACGCGCTACATCCAAAGCGAACCTTGGATTGGCTATCGATTGATTGCGGAAGGCACAACCGCATCTGATTAG
- a CDS encoding response regulator transcription factor: MIRVLAVDDHPLLRAGVIASINAQADMTVVGEAATGEEAIQQFRNHRPDVTVMDLRLPGKSGIEAITEIRAEFPRARMIVLTTYAGDVQALRAFQAGASGYLLKNMLRTELIDTIRSVHAGMKRVPADIAAMMAEHAGEDILSDREVEILRHVSAGKANKMIAYDLNLSEHTVKGHLKNILGKLNANDRTHAVTIAMSRGFFH, translated from the coding sequence ATGATTCGAGTCTTGGCCGTCGACGATCATCCGCTTCTCAGAGCAGGTGTCATTGCATCAATCAACGCACAAGCTGACATGACGGTTGTGGGGGAAGCAGCTACTGGAGAAGAGGCGATCCAGCAGTTTCGCAACCATCGACCAGACGTTACCGTGATGGATTTGCGATTGCCTGGCAAAAGTGGAATCGAAGCTATTACGGAGATCCGCGCCGAATTTCCACGAGCCCGCATGATTGTCCTAACCACGTACGCAGGCGATGTTCAGGCACTCCGCGCGTTTCAGGCCGGGGCTTCTGGTTACCTACTAAAAAACATGTTGCGCACAGAACTCATTGATACGATCCGCAGCGTACATGCTGGCATGAAAAGAGTTCCTGCTGATATCGCCGCGATGATGGCAGAGCACGCGGGCGAAGACATTCTGTCAGATCGTGAAGTTGAGATTCTTCGTCACGTCTCTGCTGGCAAAGCGAACAAGATGATTGCCTACGATCTCAATCTTTCCGAACACACCGTGAAGGGGCATCTGAAGAACATCCTCGGCAAACTGAATGCCAATGATCGGACACATGCTGTGACAATCGCAATGAGCCGCGGCTTCTTCCACTGA
- a CDS encoding FAD-containing oxidoreductase, with amino-acid sequence MSRSFDAIVIGAGQAGIPLAARLAEAGRSVALIEKHMLGGTCVNTGCTPTKSMIASAYVAHAARRANEFGVQLPSSVNVDLAAVVKRKDEIVAQSRASLSTWIQSLHGLEHIVGKAQFADDFTVVVNGESLTSKQIFLNVGTRPSFPVMPGIDEINPLTSDSILHLKELPEHLVIVGGGYVGLEFAQMFRRFGSEVTIVEMSDSLLPREDRDFADGIEAILSGEGITVFTGAKCIAFQRENGLPAVRFEKNAEHQLVSGSHVLVAVGRTPNTDTLNLVNTQIAADEHGHIVVDEHLETSVPGVWALGDCNGRGAFTHTSYNDYEIVASNLLDGKTRRVCERIQAHALYIDPPLAQIGMTEREVRVSGRRVLIATRPMVRVGRAVERGESLGFMKVLVDAETHMILGAGILGVGGDEAIHGMLDIMYAGMPYTTITQAVHIHPTVSELIPTLLEDLKPLV; translated from the coding sequence ATGAGTCGTTCTTTTGACGCGATTGTGATCGGAGCCGGTCAGGCAGGCATTCCTCTTGCCGCACGGCTTGCCGAGGCGGGGCGATCCGTTGCTCTCATTGAGAAGCACATGCTGGGAGGAACGTGTGTCAACACTGGTTGTACCCCCACAAAGAGCATGATCGCGAGCGCGTACGTGGCTCATGCGGCGCGCAGAGCAAATGAATTCGGCGTGCAACTTCCTAGCTCGGTGAACGTTGATCTAGCAGCTGTAGTGAAACGCAAAGATGAGATCGTTGCACAGTCACGAGCTAGTCTCAGCACCTGGATCCAGAGCCTGCATGGGCTAGAACATATCGTTGGGAAAGCGCAGTTCGCTGACGACTTCACAGTCGTAGTCAACGGTGAATCACTGACGTCGAAACAGATTTTTCTGAACGTAGGCACTCGCCCTTCTTTCCCTGTGATGCCAGGGATTGATGAGATCAACCCACTCACCAGTGATTCAATTCTTCATCTGAAAGAACTGCCAGAACATCTTGTGATCGTTGGTGGGGGATATGTCGGGCTAGAGTTCGCCCAGATGTTTCGTCGGTTTGGAAGCGAGGTGACGATTGTCGAGATGAGCGATAGCCTTCTTCCGCGGGAGGATCGAGATTTCGCTGATGGGATAGAAGCAATCCTGAGTGGCGAAGGCATAACCGTTTTCACAGGAGCCAAATGCATCGCCTTCCAACGTGAAAACGGATTGCCGGCTGTCCGCTTTGAGAAAAATGCTGAACATCAACTGGTAAGTGGATCGCACGTTTTAGTTGCAGTCGGTCGCACACCCAATACGGACACGTTGAATCTGGTCAACACACAGATCGCTGCTGATGAGCATGGACACATCGTGGTGGACGAACACCTGGAAACATCCGTTCCTGGCGTGTGGGCTCTAGGCGACTGTAACGGACGCGGAGCGTTTACTCACACCTCATATAACGACTACGAGATCGTTGCCAGCAATCTGCTCGATGGTAAGACCCGGAGAGTCTGCGAGCGAATTCAGGCACACGCACTTTATATTGATCCTCCTTTGGCGCAGATCGGAATGACGGAGAGGGAAGTGCGAGTCTCTGGTCGCCGCGTTCTTATCGCAACTCGTCCTATGGTTCGTGTCGGACGAGCGGTTGAAAGAGGGGAAAGCCTGGGGTTCATGAAGGTTCTTGTAGATGCTGAAACTCACATGATTCTGGGAGCTGGCATCCTCGGGGTTGGGGGAGACGAAGCGATCCACGGCATGCTGGACATTATGTATGCGGGAATGCCATACACCACCATCACTCAGGCCGTTCATATCCACCCCACTGTTTCGGAACTTATTCCAACCCTTCTCGAAGATCTGAAACCTCTTGTTTAG
- a CDS encoding sensor histidine kinase, with the protein MLSAFPSHEGGVWLVTRTAGMLLWRDERLQEFPDRRCTPTVVGDGIAEGHDGSLWMQAAAGLSHLSGTTCKLLGPESGVPKGMPASVFVDDKGVVWVKTSNGSLLVRQTNSEKFQLWGNDALPASSVAHMHQAPDRSIWISDQSGIRQLTTPTGTPTHSAPVTTLGDFTAPFGDFTFEKSGNLWIAARGGLIQLPGPQPLQSVKQMKAILPSDGLSSSTNWRPFVDESGGLWIGTNGGLDNFHRTLLKPLTTQGRSEDEFAVVAAGDKTWFGNATTELTSLTKDGVYKTYPAIKSVLTLRRDALGRIWCASSSSPRLSYVESETVHVVNYPEEDSEPILSIAFDRGNNPWIMTRGGDVFRFSEGAWQDQSNILKKRPGVLGAMTSDGDGNIWIAFSNKLFQWDGAAYHQSGFQDASLNVSVATMAVKNRHVWLAGRGGLVLFKDGAFRKPTWQDRDFPGRISGVVESSDGDLWLNTFSGGVHVAASEVRDWISSNSHAFRALRLDSNDGLPGLSSERIPEPSLVESLDGDHLLFATTKDIASLSLADFNAKGNRIPPSVAIVSVTASGKKFPISSSVRIPPRPARLTIAFTALGANDPARVRFRYHLSGVDENWQDAGMVREASYTKLAPGSHQFEVIASEDGQHWSSVAAVQGLIVVPAFYQTWWFRGLLVLVGVSALFGMLQLRLHQERERLHRLHMERLSERERIARELHDTLLQGIFALTLQLKALSDGMPSGSATKLELDKAIDSSDKVIAEGRDRVRSLRMVKSEHASLQERIRHLSAELAAGSGLSISVLVEGKPTELLAETEEEILLVVTEAMRNAVIHAKAHSIQISLRYALLEFQAVVADDGIGIPEDRIKAEVLVNHWGLQGMKERARTLRGTLDIHSQLSRGTTITITVPASRVYRQVGLGQSWSRNLRAAFSRAIY; encoded by the coding sequence GTGTTGTCTGCATTCCCTTCGCATGAGGGCGGCGTCTGGCTAGTCACTCGCACCGCCGGAATGTTGCTCTGGCGCGACGAACGACTCCAGGAGTTTCCAGATCGACGGTGTACACCCACCGTCGTAGGCGATGGCATCGCTGAAGGCCATGATGGCAGCCTATGGATGCAAGCTGCTGCAGGGCTTTCCCATCTCAGCGGCACAACGTGCAAACTGCTCGGGCCAGAGTCTGGTGTTCCGAAAGGTATGCCCGCCTCCGTCTTCGTTGACGACAAGGGCGTTGTTTGGGTCAAGACATCGAACGGTTCTCTTCTCGTCCGACAGACGAATAGCGAAAAATTTCAACTGTGGGGTAACGACGCTCTTCCAGCATCCAGCGTTGCGCACATGCACCAGGCGCCGGACAGAAGCATCTGGATTTCTGACCAAAGCGGCATTCGCCAACTGACAACTCCCACAGGCACCCCAACACATTCCGCTCCCGTAACCACGCTTGGCGATTTCACTGCGCCATTTGGTGATTTCACCTTCGAAAAGAGCGGGAATCTCTGGATAGCGGCGAGGGGCGGCTTGATTCAATTGCCTGGTCCTCAACCACTGCAATCCGTAAAACAAATGAAGGCAATTTTGCCATCCGACGGTCTGTCGTCCAGCACCAACTGGAGGCCGTTCGTTGATGAGAGCGGTGGACTCTGGATCGGGACCAATGGAGGTTTAGATAATTTCCATCGCACGTTGCTTAAACCCCTCACCACTCAAGGTAGGTCTGAGGATGAGTTCGCGGTCGTTGCGGCTGGAGATAAGACCTGGTTTGGAAATGCAACAACCGAACTGACGTCGTTAACTAAAGATGGCGTCTATAAGACATACCCAGCGATCAAATCAGTACTGACTCTCCGCAGAGACGCTCTCGGCAGAATCTGGTGTGCGAGTTCAAGTTCTCCCCGCCTCAGCTATGTCGAGTCTGAAACAGTTCACGTAGTTAACTACCCTGAGGAAGATTCAGAACCGATTCTCTCGATTGCATTTGATCGGGGAAATAATCCGTGGATCATGACGCGTGGTGGCGACGTGTTCCGCTTTTCTGAAGGGGCGTGGCAAGACCAAAGCAACATCCTTAAGAAAAGGCCTGGAGTTCTGGGCGCGATGACATCCGATGGTGATGGCAATATCTGGATTGCATTCTCAAATAAGTTGTTCCAATGGGATGGGGCAGCTTATCACCAGTCTGGCTTTCAGGATGCATCGCTCAATGTTTCAGTAGCCACCATGGCCGTGAAAAATCGCCATGTATGGCTCGCTGGCCGAGGCGGACTGGTCTTATTCAAAGATGGCGCCTTCCGAAAACCTACATGGCAAGACCGAGATTTTCCTGGCCGAATCTCAGGAGTCGTTGAATCCTCTGACGGAGATCTATGGCTCAACACCTTTTCGGGCGGCGTTCATGTTGCGGCGTCGGAAGTCCGTGACTGGATCTCATCTAATAGCCATGCGTTTCGAGCGTTGCGGCTGGACTCCAATGATGGTCTCCCCGGCCTTTCATCAGAGCGTATCCCTGAGCCTTCGCTCGTTGAATCCCTGGATGGTGATCATCTTCTGTTTGCAACAACAAAGGACATCGCGTCACTCTCACTGGCTGACTTTAACGCTAAGGGCAACCGCATCCCGCCAAGTGTCGCTATCGTCTCAGTCACTGCCTCAGGCAAAAAATTTCCAATATCGTCGAGTGTGCGAATTCCACCGCGCCCAGCGCGCCTTACCATCGCCTTTACCGCACTTGGAGCAAACGATCCTGCACGCGTCCGCTTTCGCTACCATCTCAGCGGAGTCGACGAGAACTGGCAGGATGCAGGTATGGTGCGTGAGGCCTCTTATACGAAGCTTGCGCCCGGATCACATCAATTTGAAGTCATCGCATCGGAAGATGGGCAGCACTGGAGCAGCGTCGCGGCCGTCCAAGGACTGATTGTTGTTCCAGCGTTCTACCAGACATGGTGGTTCCGGGGTCTTCTTGTGCTCGTTGGAGTCTCCGCCTTGTTCGGCATGCTGCAATTGCGACTGCACCAGGAACGAGAAAGACTGCACCGCCTGCACATGGAAAGACTCTCCGAGCGCGAGCGGATCGCTCGAGAATTGCATGACACGCTGTTGCAGGGAATCTTCGCACTTACATTGCAACTGAAGGCACTTTCGGACGGAATGCCAAGCGGGTCTGCGACCAAGTTGGAACTGGACAAGGCGATCGATAGCAGTGACAAGGTGATTGCAGAAGGCCGTGACCGCGTTCGCAGTCTTCGAATGGTCAAGAGTGAGCATGCGAGCTTGCAGGAACGCATTCGCCATCTCTCAGCAGAACTTGCAGCAGGGTCTGGGTTAAGTATTTCTGTTCTGGTTGAAGGCAAACCGACTGAGTTGCTTGCTGAGACTGAAGAAGAGATTCTTCTGGTGGTAACAGAAGCCATGAGGAACGCTGTCATTCATGCCAAAGCACACTCAATCCAGATCTCTCTTCGTTACGCACTACTCGAGTTTCAAGCCGTTGTCGCAGATGATGGAATAGGGATTCCAGAAGACCGCATTAAGGCTGAGGTACTCGTCAATCATTGGGGTCTTCAAGGGATGAAAGAAAGAGCACGAACGCTGAGGGGAACACTCGACATCCACAGCCAGCTTTCCCGCGGCACGACGATCACTATCACGGTTCCAGCATCACGTGTCTACCGGCAAGTGGGTCTAGGCCAAAGCTGGTCACGCAACCTGCGGGCTGCCTTCTCTCGCGCAATCTACTAA
- a CDS encoding sensor histidine kinase yields MTVTYWLSTFGALAVILLIYGLWLHVNPTTVALTLVLYVLIVAAQLRLRYAVVASVVATACYNFFFLPPVGTFTIADPQNWLTLLTFLSTSVIGSRLSQTARDEADQAKASQRELEVLFSLSREFLRTDKLADITEALPSLINIAAHAQGSTLYLLDGDRVFQAGEQQISGIEISHFRQLALSLSEPEVLSDGTVHVPIRAGVRPRGLLEIVGLKLSQETLRAIGGLAAIALDRVQALEEIARSEANKESERLRNLILDSITHELRTPLTSIKGAAGTLLMSHVSAEDQRSLIKIIDEEADRINQLVGQAVEMAQLEAREVHMDVQPVDFKEIVAEAKENSAWIWGSHPVEISIPPLPKVDVDPNMIAKVLCNLLENAAKYSEPQSPIRISAEQKGGMIVAAVADRGVGIDPLEQDLVFDRLYRSREHSQKKPGTGMGLPISRAIIESHHGTLTVTSQRGYGSVFSFTLPIHKN; encoded by the coding sequence GTGACAGTAACATACTGGCTGTCTACGTTTGGCGCTCTGGCCGTCATTCTACTCATATACGGCCTATGGCTTCACGTAAATCCGACGACCGTAGCTCTCACTTTGGTGCTCTATGTGTTGATTGTGGCCGCCCAGTTGAGGCTACGATATGCCGTCGTTGCATCTGTCGTTGCTACTGCTTGCTACAACTTTTTCTTTCTTCCACCCGTTGGAACATTCACAATTGCTGACCCACAAAACTGGTTGACTCTGCTTACTTTTCTTTCCACCAGCGTGATTGGGAGCAGGCTTTCGCAGACGGCACGAGACGAAGCGGACCAGGCAAAGGCGAGTCAGCGTGAGTTGGAAGTGTTGTTCTCACTCAGTCGCGAATTCCTACGGACGGACAAGTTGGCTGATATCACGGAGGCTCTTCCGTCTCTCATCAACATCGCCGCCCACGCACAAGGTTCAACCCTCTATCTGCTGGATGGGGATCGTGTATTTCAGGCGGGCGAGCAGCAGATTTCAGGAATCGAGATTTCACATTTTCGCCAACTTGCGCTGAGTTTGTCGGAGCCGGAAGTGCTGTCAGACGGAACCGTGCATGTGCCGATTCGTGCTGGTGTTCGTCCGCGCGGCCTGCTTGAAATTGTCGGACTGAAGCTGTCTCAAGAAACTTTGCGGGCCATTGGAGGACTTGCGGCAATCGCGCTGGATCGCGTTCAGGCGTTAGAAGAGATTGCGCGCAGCGAAGCTAACAAAGAGAGCGAACGCCTACGTAATCTGATTCTCGATTCGATCACGCACGAATTGAGGACGCCACTCACTTCGATCAAAGGTGCAGCGGGAACCCTATTGATGAGCCACGTAAGCGCAGAGGATCAGAGATCGTTGATCAAAATCATTGATGAAGAGGCTGACAGGATTAATCAGTTGGTGGGGCAGGCTGTAGAGATGGCTCAGCTTGAAGCAAGAGAAGTGCACATGGATGTCCAGCCGGTCGATTTCAAAGAGATAGTGGCTGAGGCAAAAGAAAATAGCGCTTGGATATGGGGAAGCCATCCTGTGGAGATATCCATTCCTCCATTGCCGAAAGTGGATGTGGATCCGAACATGATCGCGAAGGTGTTGTGCAATCTTCTGGAGAACGCGGCGAAGTATTCAGAGCCTCAATCCCCAATCCGTATTTCAGCAGAGCAGAAGGGAGGAATGATTGTGGCAGCGGTTGCGGATCGCGGTGTCGGAATCGACCCACTTGAGCAGGATCTCGTGTTTGACCGCTTGTATCGGTCACGGGAGCACAGCCAGAAGAAGCCTGGCACTGGGATGGGACTTCCCATCAGTCGCGCCATCATTGAATCGCATCATGGCACCCTCACCGTAACAAGCCAGAGGGGCTACGGGTCGGTGTTTAGCTTCACGCTCCCCATCCATAAGAATTGA
- a CDS encoding sugar transferase codes for MRGLALSTDTRSNESFESFGYDHVVPLDLIRSANAKTSSFTYRVVKRSVDLLGCLLLLPVVLPVFLAVALLVRLSSPGPVFYREIRRGRNGREFEILKFRSMHTKEHLREVLSYNECEMTQMKRRQEEKHIEDPRVTSIGRYLRKFSLDEVPQIINVLRGEMSFVGPRPVVSAELERYGVNAHFYKLLVPGITGLWQVSGRNDVSYEQRVQFDVQYCSEWSALLDMSIFLRTIPAVLKGKGAY; via the coding sequence ATGCGTGGACTCGCTCTCAGCACTGATACTCGCTCGAATGAATCCTTTGAATCCTTCGGGTACGACCATGTAGTTCCGTTAGACCTCATTCGTTCTGCGAATGCCAAAACTTCATCTTTCACGTACAGGGTCGTTAAGCGGTCTGTTGATTTGCTTGGCTGTCTCCTACTTCTTCCGGTAGTTCTTCCCGTGTTTCTGGCTGTAGCTCTCTTAGTCCGATTGAGCTCACCAGGTCCTGTTTTTTATCGTGAGATCAGGCGCGGTAGAAATGGGCGCGAGTTTGAAATTCTCAAATTTCGTTCGATGCACACCAAAGAACATCTTCGGGAAGTGCTTTCTTATAACGAATGCGAGATGACGCAGATGAAGCGCCGGCAGGAAGAGAAGCACATTGAGGATCCGCGTGTCACATCTATTGGCCGGTATCTTCGCAAATTCAGTCTCGATGAGGTGCCGCAGATCATTAATGTGCTGCGAGGTGAGATGTCGTTTGTAGGCCCCCGTCCGGTGGTATCGGCTGAGCTTGAGCGTTACGGCGTAAACGCTCATTTCTACAAGCTGCTGGTTCCTGGAATTACTGGTCTCTGGCAGGTTTCGGGGCGAAATGATGTGAGTTACGAGCAGCGAGTGCAGTTCGATGTGCAGTACTGCAGCGAGTGGAGCGCCTTGCTCGATATGTCGATCTTTCTTCGTACGATTCCGGCTGTTCTCAAGGGGAAGGGCGCTTACTAA